In a single window of the Flavobacterium ammoniigenes genome:
- a CDS encoding DUF6265 family protein produces MRLLFLFLTISSFLFSCTNSHKNEKIKTSEWLVGAWKNQSKEGIVTETWSKLNDSTLAASSFFIKEKDTLHFENIALTEKDGELVYETTIQGQNNDKPILFPLILETENELVFENLHNDYPQKISYQSKSKSAITISISGKQSKKIISEQFKMTKIK; encoded by the coding sequence ATGCGTCTATTATTTCTTTTTTTAACCATCAGTTCGTTCCTGTTTTCATGTACTAATAGCCATAAAAATGAAAAAATAAAAACATCCGAATGGTTGGTAGGAGCATGGAAAAACCAATCCAAAGAAGGAATTGTAACCGAAACTTGGTCCAAACTAAATGACAGTACTTTAGCAGCAAGTTCTTTTTTCATCAAAGAAAAAGACACCTTACATTTTGAAAATATCGCTTTAACAGAAAAAGACGGTGAATTGGTCTATGAAACTACCATCCAAGGGCAGAATAATGACAAACCAATTTTATTCCCATTGATTTTAGAAACAGAAAACGAATTGGTTTTTGAGAACCTTCATAACGATTACCCTCAAAAAATCAGCTACCAAAGCAAATCAAAATCGGCAATTACCATTTCCATTTCAGGAAAACAATCCAAAAAAATAATTTCGGAACAATTCAAAATGACCAAAATAAAATAA
- a CDS encoding TonB-dependent siderophore receptor → MKKQFYILITVLLSCFTAYAQETGSIEGKILSIDGYPLSGISIKIGKKVSIAKTDTKGNFQFENFPIGLHTITIEGEGLKKQTKEIKVIANEATKVTFTLEEQMETLKEIVIVIKESPNKRKVSAVRSGLKPIDIPQSMQTIENEVIAQQQAIRLSEVIKNANGVYVGSARGGAQESFWSRGYDMSANNMFKNGFRYNSGSIPEVSSLEKVEFLKGGSALLYGNVAPGGILNLVTKTPSFKKGGEIAMQMGSNAFYKPSIDFYGPLHKSIAYRFNGSYENSDSFREVVKRERYYINPSFLLNISSKTQITLQGDFMNDHWTPDFGTILIGKQIYDLGRNNYYGALWSDGNTKTASTSALLNHSFNKNWKLNFNSSYQNYDREWKGTERIQITNPNGTWSRPLGQYKNLEAILGEQISLQGCFTTGKIKHQTFSGIDYENSIATAHTFVFSPITFDTINVFSFDPNNQTTTEPIAVNTQKVVTTTNRFGIYAQDLISFTEKFKMLAGIRWSWQEAQAETFKLTANPITITKGIQLQDKAFSPKIGFIYQPDKNTSIFASYSNSFTPNTGTTADLKPIEASIIDQYEVGVKKDFWNGILSTNVTVYQITNSNLAQTAEFKADGITLNTDTTIKVLNGETKSKGIEIDINAKPIEGLNIIAGYSYNDSRYTKTNKVNGGLIEGDRLVRTPAKTANLSFFYNIPAGKLKGLSIGAIGNYIGERFGGWNDQYVVNTSGVITINDRDFPIQGYTTVDVSAGYSYKKWSILCKLSNITNELNYTVHENYSINPIAPRQLMTSLKYKF, encoded by the coding sequence ATGAAAAAGCAATTCTATATCTTAATTACGGTCTTACTATCTTGTTTTACAGCTTATGCACAAGAAACTGGCTCGATTGAGGGAAAGATACTTTCTATAGATGGGTATCCACTTTCGGGCATTTCAATTAAAATTGGAAAGAAAGTCTCTATTGCAAAAACAGACACAAAAGGCAATTTCCAGTTTGAAAATTTCCCTATTGGATTACACACCATTACCATTGAGGGGGAAGGTTTAAAAAAACAAACAAAAGAAATTAAAGTAATAGCAAATGAAGCCACAAAAGTAACTTTCACTTTAGAAGAGCAAATGGAAACTCTGAAAGAAATTGTAATCGTAATCAAAGAAAGCCCAAACAAACGAAAAGTAAGTGCCGTTCGTTCTGGTTTAAAGCCCATTGATATTCCGCAAAGTATGCAAACGATAGAAAACGAAGTTATTGCACAACAACAAGCTATTCGTTTGAGCGAGGTAATTAAAAATGCTAATGGTGTTTATGTAGGTTCAGCAAGAGGTGGCGCACAAGAATCGTTTTGGTCAAGAGGCTATGACATGTCGGCCAATAATATGTTCAAAAATGGTTTTCGTTACAATTCGGGTTCCATTCCCGAAGTTTCTTCTTTGGAAAAAGTAGAATTTTTAAAAGGAGGTTCCGCTTTACTATATGGAAATGTAGCTCCAGGAGGTATTTTAAATTTGGTAACCAAAACCCCTTCTTTCAAAAAAGGGGGCGAAATTGCTATGCAAATGGGAAGTAATGCTTTTTACAAACCATCCATCGATTTTTATGGACCCTTACATAAATCCATTGCTTATCGATTTAACGGTTCTTATGAAAATTCAGACAGCTTTAGAGAGGTGGTCAAAAGAGAACGCTATTACATCAACCCATCGTTCTTATTGAATATTAGTTCTAAAACGCAAATTACGCTTCAAGGTGATTTTATGAATGATCATTGGACACCTGATTTTGGTACTATACTTATTGGGAAACAAATTTATGATTTAGGAAGAAACAATTATTATGGCGCTTTATGGTCTGATGGAAACACCAAAACGGCAAGTACTTCTGCCTTATTGAATCATTCGTTTAACAAAAATTGGAAATTAAATTTCAATTCGTCCTACCAAAATTACGACCGTGAATGGAAAGGAACGGAGCGCATTCAAATAACCAATCCCAACGGAACATGGAGTCGTCCATTAGGTCAATACAAAAACTTAGAGGCTATTTTGGGCGAACAAATTAGCTTACAAGGCTGTTTTACAACCGGAAAAATTAAACACCAAACCTTTTCAGGTATTGATTATGAAAATTCGATAGCAACAGCACATACCTTTGTATTTTCGCCAATTACCTTTGATACTATCAATGTATTTTCTTTTGACCCTAACAATCAAACAACAACCGAACCCATAGCAGTCAATACTCAAAAAGTAGTCACCACTACCAACCGATTTGGAATCTATGCTCAAGACTTAATTTCGTTTACCGAAAAATTTAAAATGTTGGCTGGAATCCGTTGGTCTTGGCAAGAAGCCCAAGCCGAAACATTCAAATTAACTGCAAACCCGATTACTATAACAAAAGGGATTCAATTACAAGACAAAGCGTTTTCACCTAAAATCGGTTTCATCTATCAACCTGATAAAAACACCTCTATTTTTGCCAGTTATTCCAATTCGTTTACTCCAAATACTGGAACTACTGCTGACTTAAAACCGATTGAAGCTTCCATTATTGATCAATATGAAGTAGGTGTGAAAAAAGATTTTTGGAATGGCATTTTGAGTACTAATGTAACGGTGTATCAAATTACCAACAGCAATTTAGCACAAACTGCCGAGTTCAAAGCCGATGGCATTACTTTAAATACCGACACTACTATCAAAGTATTGAATGGTGAAACCAAAAGCAAAGGAATTGAAATTGATATCAATGCAAAACCAATCGAAGGATTAAATATTATTGCAGGTTATAGTTATAATGACAGTCGTTACACCAAAACAAACAAGGTAAATGGTGGTCTAATTGAAGGAGACCGATTGGTTAGAACTCCAGCTAAAACTGCTAATTTAAGTTTTTTTTACAACATTCCGGCTGGAAAACTAAAAGGATTATCTATAGGGGCAATAGGAAACTATATTGGAGAGCGTTTTGGAGGATGGAACGATCAATATGTAGTAAATACCAGTGGTGTAATTACCATTAATGATAGAGATTTTCCGATTCAAGGATATACAACTGTAGATGTTTCAGCGGGTTATTCGTATAAAAAATGGAGCATTTTATGTAAACTTTCTAATATCACCAACGAATTGAATTATACGGTTCACGAAAATTACAGTATCAATCCGATTGCTCCGCGCCAACTAATGACTAGTTTAAAATATAAATTTTAA
- a CDS encoding PepSY-associated TM helix domain-containing protein translates to MKKINWRNLHRDLGYFYIGLIVSFAFSGLLMNHREMWHPEKYTYETKAIEVKLPAESDINEKYAEDLAKQLGIEGKLKRHMVKKGEFRMSFENQDVEIDLKTGKGEIISFFKTPLISQTMQLHKNTSNFWIYYSDIFAISLITIALTGTVMIKAGKFSWKQRGWKLAVAGIIFPLLFLFLLG, encoded by the coding sequence ATGAAAAAAATCAATTGGAGAAACTTACACCGAGACTTAGGCTATTTCTATATTGGCTTAATTGTATCTTTTGCCTTTTCTGGATTATTAATGAATCATCGCGAAATGTGGCATCCTGAAAAATATACTTATGAAACCAAAGCGATTGAAGTGAAACTGCCCGCCGAAAGCGACATCAATGAAAAATATGCAGAAGATTTGGCCAAGCAATTGGGCATCGAAGGAAAATTGAAACGCCATATGGTCAAAAAAGGTGAATTCAGAATGTCATTTGAAAACCAAGATGTAGAAATTGACTTAAAAACCGGTAAAGGAGAAATTATCTCATTCTTCAAAACACCACTAATTAGTCAGACAATGCAGTTGCATAAAAACACTTCCAATTTTTGGATTTATTATTCCGATATTTTTGCAATAAGTCTAATTACCATTGCTTTAACCGGAACTGTTATGATCAAAGCAGGTAAATTCAGTTGGAAACAACGCGGTTGGAAATTAGCTGTTGCCGGAATTATTTTCCCTTTGTTATTCTTATTTTTATTAGGTTAG
- a CDS encoding valine--tRNA ligase, with amino-acid sequence MTIPAQFDAKTIEQKWYDYWMKNNYFHSEPDHRTPYTIVIPPPNVTGVLHMGHMLNNTIQDVLIRRARLKGLNACWVPGTDHASIATEAKVVAKLKAEGINKNDLTREEFLAHAWEWTDKYGGVILEQLKKLGASCDWERTKFTMDPDMSASVIRSFVDLYNKGLIYRGYRMVNWDPEAKTTLSDEEVIYEEQQGKLYFLNYKIEGSTDFLTVATTRPETIFGDTAICINPNDERFAHLKGKKAIVPICGRVIPIIEDEYVDVEFGTGCLKVTPAHDMNDKTLGEKHQLEIIDIFNEDATLNSFGLHYQGQDRFVVREAIAKELETVGALAKTETHLNKVGTSERTKAVIEPRLSDQWFLKMEDLVKPAIKAVLEDGEIKLHPKRFDNTYAHWLNNIRDWNISRQLWWGQQIPAYYYGDGKEDFVVAETIEEALVLAKQKTNNQQLTIANLTQDVDALDTWFSSWLWPMAVFGGIMDPKNEDFNYYYPTNDLVTGPDILFFWVARMIIAGYEYTGKKPFTNVYLTGLVRDKQRRKMSKSLGNSPDPLDLIDKFGADGVRVGLLLSASAGNDIMFDEELCNQGKAFTNKIWNAFKLIKGWEVSDAIPQPESSKVAIEWYEAKLQQTLLDIEDNFEKYRISDALMGIYKLVWDDFCSWFLEMIKPGYQQPIDSVTLAKAIEMLENNLKLLHPFMPFLTEEIWQLLDERTKEEALIVSTWPTMKSFHASLIADFDNTIEVISGIRTIRKDKNIPFKDSIELKIVNNDKSSTYFDAVVSKLGNISALDYVSDKVEGALSFRVKSNEYFIPITGNINVEEEIAKLTEELNYTKGFLKSVQGKLSNEKFVSGAPEKVIEMERKKEADALAKIATIEQSLAGLK; translated from the coding sequence ATGACAATTCCTGCACAATTCGACGCCAAAACGATTGAACAAAAATGGTATGACTACTGGATGAAAAACAACTATTTTCATTCGGAGCCTGACCACAGAACACCCTATACGATTGTAATTCCACCACCCAATGTGACTGGAGTGTTGCATATGGGACATATGTTGAACAATACCATTCAAGATGTTTTAATTCGTAGAGCGCGTTTGAAAGGATTGAATGCGTGTTGGGTGCCTGGAACTGATCATGCTTCTATCGCTACCGAAGCTAAAGTAGTGGCTAAGTTAAAAGCGGAAGGAATCAATAAAAATGATTTGACTCGTGAGGAATTTTTGGCACACGCTTGGGAATGGACCGACAAATATGGCGGAGTAATTTTGGAACAATTGAAAAAATTGGGTGCTTCTTGTGATTGGGAGCGTACGAAATTCACCATGGATCCAGATATGTCAGCCTCTGTAATTCGTTCGTTTGTTGATTTGTACAACAAAGGGTTGATTTATCGTGGGTACCGAATGGTCAACTGGGATCCTGAAGCGAAAACTACCTTGTCTGATGAAGAAGTAATTTATGAAGAACAACAAGGTAAATTGTATTTCTTGAACTATAAAATTGAAGGCAGTACCGATTTCTTAACTGTAGCTACCACACGTCCTGAAACTATTTTTGGAGATACAGCCATTTGTATTAACCCAAATGACGAGCGTTTTGCTCATTTAAAAGGTAAAAAAGCGATTGTACCTATTTGCGGTAGAGTGATTCCAATAATTGAAGACGAATATGTAGATGTCGAATTTGGTACAGGTTGTTTGAAAGTGACGCCTGCTCACGACATGAACGACAAAACTTTGGGCGAAAAACACCAACTTGAAATCATTGATATTTTTAATGAAGATGCTACTTTAAATAGCTTTGGTTTGCATTATCAAGGGCAAGATCGTTTTGTAGTTCGTGAGGCAATTGCTAAAGAATTGGAAACAGTTGGCGCCTTGGCTAAAACGGAAACCCACTTGAATAAAGTGGGAACTTCAGAACGTACTAAAGCCGTTATTGAACCTCGTTTGTCAGACCAATGGTTCTTAAAAATGGAGGATTTGGTAAAACCAGCGATCAAAGCCGTATTAGAAGACGGAGAAATTAAATTGCATCCAAAACGTTTTGACAATACTTATGCGCATTGGTTAAACAACATTCGCGATTGGAATATTTCACGTCAATTATGGTGGGGACAACAAATTCCGGCATACTATTATGGCGACGGAAAAGAAGATTTTGTAGTGGCCGAAACTATTGAAGAGGCTTTGGTTCTAGCAAAACAAAAAACTAATAACCAACAATTAACAATAGCCAATTTAACCCAAGATGTTGATGCCTTAGATACATGGTTTTCTTCTTGGTTGTGGCCAATGGCAGTTTTTGGAGGAATAATGGATCCTAAAAACGAAGATTTTAACTACTATTATCCAACCAATGATTTGGTTACAGGTCCAGATATTTTGTTTTTCTGGGTGGCTCGAATGATAATAGCAGGATATGAATACACGGGTAAAAAACCATTTACAAATGTTTATTTGACCGGTTTGGTTCGCGATAAACAACGACGTAAAATGTCTAAATCTTTAGGAAATTCTCCTGATCCTTTAGATTTGATAGATAAATTTGGTGCCGATGGAGTTCGTGTAGGCTTGTTGTTGAGTGCTTCTGCTGGGAACGACATTATGTTTGACGAAGAATTGTGCAATCAAGGAAAAGCATTTACCAATAAAATTTGGAACGCCTTCAAACTGATTAAAGGTTGGGAAGTATCCGATGCTATTCCGCAACCTGAATCGTCTAAAGTGGCAATCGAATGGTACGAAGCCAAGTTGCAACAAACCCTATTGGATATTGAAGATAATTTTGAAAAATATAGAATTTCAGATGCTTTAATGGGTATTTATAAATTGGTTTGGGATGATTTCTGTTCTTGGTTTTTGGAAATGATCAAACCAGGATACCAACAACCAATTGATAGTGTTACTTTGGCGAAAGCCATCGAAATGTTGGAAAATAATTTAAAATTATTGCACCCTTTCATGCCTTTCTTGACCGAAGAGATTTGGCAATTATTGGATGAAAGAACGAAAGAAGAAGCGTTGATTGTTTCGACTTGGCCAACAATGAAATCATTCCACGCGAGTTTGATTGCTGATTTTGATAATACGATTGAAGTGATATCCGGTATTAGAACGATTCGTAAAGACAAGAACATACCGTTCAAAGATTCAATCGAATTGAAAATAGTGAACAATGATAAATCTTCGACCTATTTTGATGCAGTGGTTAGTAAATTAGGAAATATTTCAGCTTTGGATTATGTGTCCGATAAAGTAGAGGGTGCGTTGTCTTTTCGAGTGAAATCCAATGAATATTTTATTCCAATTACTGGAAATATTAATGTAGAAGAAGAAATTGCTAAGTTGACTGAAGAGTTGAATTACACCAAAGGTTTCTTGAAATCTGTACAAGGAAAATTATCGAATGAAAAATTTGTTTCCGGTGCGCCAGAAAAAGTAATCGAAATGGAACGCAAGAAAGAAGCCGATGCTTTGGCAAAAATTGCAACCATTGAACAAAGTTTGGCAGGATTGAAATAA
- a CDS encoding DUF1573 domain-containing protein, which produces MQKIIAFIIFTLCSNISFSQAAKIEFSAKENTIDYGRVTKGSDSGIRVFEFTNTGNAPLVITNVLSTCGCTVPTKPEAPIMPGKKGKIEVKYNMATGPIRKTITVESNAANYEGGRIALKIKGEVIE; this is translated from the coding sequence ATGCAAAAAATAATCGCCTTTATTATATTCACTTTGTGTAGCAACATCAGTTTTTCGCAAGCTGCCAAAATAGAATTTTCTGCCAAAGAAAACACCATCGATTACGGAAGAGTAACTAAAGGGTCTGATTCTGGAATCCGTGTATTTGAATTTACCAATACAGGGAACGCTCCTTTAGTAATTACCAATGTACTTTCTACCTGCGGTTGTACCGTTCCAACTAAACCAGAAGCGCCAATCATGCCTGGAAAAAAAGGAAAAATTGAAGTAAAATACAATATGGCCACAGGCCCTATTCGCAAAACCATAACAGTAGAATCCAATGCCGCCAATTATGAAGGTGGTAGGATTGCGCTGAAAATAAAAGGAGAAGTAATAGAATAA
- a CDS encoding pyridoxal phosphate-dependent aminotransferase yields MPKLSTRGNSMPESPIRKLAPFADLAKEKGHKVYHLNIGQPDIKSPEIAINAIKNIQLDIIEYGPSAGYESYRKKLAQFYTKQNVNVNPEDILITTGGSEALLFALGSIMDPEDELIIPEPFYANYSAFAAESAAKVVPVNSGFETGFELPSIADFEKLITPKSKAILICNPNNPTGYLYSESEILQLGELAKKYDLFLIADEVYREFIYGDDIHYSVMNLKEVEQNVIMIDSVSKRYSMCGARIGCMVTKNKDVIAAAMKFAQARLCPPTIAQIACEAAIDTPQSYFDEVILEYRGRRDTLISELQKIEGVKVTTPKAAFYCIAELPVDNTDDFAQWLLESYDLNGETVMVAPAGGFYSTPGMGLNQVRIAYVLKKEDLVRAVAVLKAAIPVYNATKKAQ; encoded by the coding sequence ATGCCTAAATTATCTACACGAGGAAACTCCATGCCTGAATCGCCAATTAGAAAATTGGCTCCTTTCGCTGATTTAGCGAAAGAAAAAGGGCATAAAGTGTACCATTTAAACATTGGTCAACCCGATATTAAAAGTCCCGAAATTGCTATTAATGCAATTAAAAACATACAGCTAGACATTATAGAATATGGTCCTTCAGCAGGTTACGAAAGTTACCGAAAAAAGTTAGCCCAATTCTATACGAAGCAAAACGTAAACGTAAATCCTGAAGATATTTTAATCACTACGGGTGGATCCGAAGCCTTATTATTTGCCTTGGGGAGCATCATGGACCCGGAAGATGAATTGATTATTCCTGAGCCTTTTTATGCTAATTATAGCGCTTTTGCTGCCGAATCTGCTGCTAAAGTGGTTCCGGTTAATTCTGGTTTTGAAACTGGATTTGAGTTGCCATCTATTGCTGATTTCGAAAAGTTAATTACGCCAAAATCAAAAGCAATTTTGATTTGTAACCCGAACAATCCAACCGGATATTTGTATTCTGAATCTGAAATTCTACAATTAGGCGAATTAGCAAAAAAATACGATTTGTTCTTAATTGCCGATGAAGTTTATCGAGAGTTTATTTACGGTGATGACATTCACTATTCGGTAATGAATTTAAAAGAAGTAGAGCAAAATGTCATTATGATTGATTCGGTTTCCAAACGTTACAGTATGTGTGGCGCACGAATTGGTTGTATGGTGACCAAAAATAAAGATGTAATTGCTGCAGCAATGAAGTTTGCTCAAGCACGCCTTTGCCCTCCAACCATTGCACAAATTGCTTGTGAAGCAGCCATTGATACACCTCAAAGTTATTTTGACGAAGTGATCTTAGAATACCGAGGAAGAAGAGACACTTTAATTTCAGAACTTCAAAAAATTGAAGGGGTAAAAGTAACTACCCCTAAAGCCGCTTTTTATTGCATTGCTGAATTGCCTGTTGACAATACCGATGATTTTGCTCAATGGCTTTTAGAAAGTTACGATTTGAATGGCGAAACCGTGATGGTAGCTCCAGCTGGTGGATTTTACTCCACTCCAGGAATGGGATTGAACCAAGTGCGTATTGCCTATGTATTGAAAAAAGAAGATTTAGTTCGCGCTGTAGCTGTTCTAAAAGCAGCTATTCCAGTATATAACGCAACTAAAAAAGCGCAATAA
- the folE gene encoding GTP cyclohydrolase I FolE, with product MINNEEFQDEIGNNHVSTNAKNPLRDDAFAIADDEKIERIKKDVENILTTLGMDLTDDSLKGTPNRVAKMFVKEIFGGLNPARKPKASTFDNNYKYGEMLVEKNITVYSTCEHHLLPIIGRAHVAYISNGTVIGLSKMNRIVEYYAKRPQVQERLTMQIVQELQIALGTDDVACVIDAKHLCVNSRGIGDIESSTVTSEFGGKFKEAQTRREFLDYIKLETKF from the coding sequence ATGATCAACAACGAAGAATTTCAAGACGAAATAGGAAATAATCATGTTAGTACCAATGCGAAAAATCCGCTGAGGGATGATGCTTTTGCTATTGCTGACGACGAAAAAATTGAACGAATTAAAAAAGATGTCGAAAATATCCTAACCACTTTGGGAATGGATTTGACCGATGATAGCTTAAAAGGAACTCCAAACCGAGTAGCAAAAATGTTTGTAAAAGAGATTTTTGGCGGATTAAATCCAGCCAGAAAACCTAAAGCATCTACCTTTGACAACAACTACAAATACGGCGAAATGCTGGTAGAAAAAAACATTACGGTGTATTCTACTTGCGAACACCACTTATTACCTATCATTGGAAGAGCACACGTGGCTTACATTTCGAATGGTACCGTAATTGGGCTTTCTAAAATGAACCGAATTGTCGAATATTACGCAAAAAGACCACAGGTTCAAGAGCGTTTGACCATGCAAATCGTCCAAGAATTACAAATCGCTTTAGGAACTGACGATGTAGCTTGCGTAATTGATGCTAAACATTTATGCGTGAATTCAAGAGGAATCGGCGATATTGAAAGTAGTACCGTGACTTCGGAATTTGGAGGTAAATTCAAAGAAGCCCAAACACGAAGAGAATTTTTGGATTACATCAAATTAGAAACGAAATTCTAA
- the cysS gene encoding cysteine--tRNA ligase: protein MPLYKSQQLKIYNSLSGEKEVFTPIHEGNVGMYVCGPTVYSNVHLGNLRTFMSFDVIFRYFQHLNYKVRYVRNITDVGHIVDDVDEGEDKIAKKARLEQLEPMEVVQRYTVDFHEILGAFNFLPPSIEPTATGHIIEQIEIIKKIIETGIGYEANGSVYFDVVKFNETNHYGRLSGRNIEDMLANTRDLDGQSDKRNPQDFALWKKAEPQHIMRWPSPWSDGFPGWHLECTAMSTKYLGNHFDIHGGGMDLKFPHHECEIAQNEACTGQTPVNYWLHANMLTLNGKKMAKSTGNNILPGEILSGENTILSKAFSASVTRFFMLQAHYRSILDFSDDAIVAAEKGYKRLMEAMSSLESIQPAPKSSLNIAEWKQLCYDAMNDDFNTPILIAQLFEGVRFVNLLKEGKETLTTEDATTFATAMNAFVFDVLGLESENASEGNNDKLEGTVNLLIEMRKQARENKNFALSDQIRDQLLALGIQLKDGKDGTTFSL, encoded by the coding sequence ATGCCATTATACAAAAGTCAACAACTGAAAATATACAATTCTCTTTCGGGAGAAAAAGAAGTCTTCACTCCTATTCACGAAGGGAATGTTGGGATGTATGTTTGCGGACCAACGGTGTATAGCAATGTGCATTTAGGAAACCTGAGAACCTTTATGTCGTTTGATGTGATTTTTAGGTATTTCCAACATTTAAATTACAAAGTGCGCTATGTTCGTAACATCACTGATGTAGGACATATCGTAGATGATGTGGATGAAGGCGAAGATAAAATTGCCAAAAAAGCACGTTTAGAACAATTGGAACCGATGGAAGTAGTGCAACGCTACACGGTCGATTTCCACGAAATATTAGGGGCATTTAATTTTTTACCTCCAAGTATTGAACCGACCGCTACGGGACATATTATTGAACAAATCGAAATCATCAAGAAAATAATCGAAACTGGAATTGGTTATGAAGCCAATGGATCGGTGTATTTTGATGTAGTAAAATTTAACGAAACCAACCATTACGGACGTTTGAGCGGCAGAAATATTGAAGATATGCTTGCCAATACTCGTGATTTAGATGGTCAATCTGATAAAAGAAATCCGCAGGATTTTGCCTTGTGGAAAAAAGCCGAACCGCAACACATTATGCGTTGGCCTTCGCCTTGGAGCGATGGATTTCCGGGTTGGCACTTGGAATGTACCGCAATGAGCACCAAATATTTGGGTAACCACTTTGATATTCACGGTGGCGGAATGGATTTGAAATTTCCGCATCACGAATGTGAGATTGCGCAAAACGAAGCTTGTACAGGACAAACTCCTGTGAATTATTGGCTCCATGCTAATATGCTTACGTTGAATGGTAAAAAAATGGCGAAATCAACGGGGAATAATATTTTACCTGGAGAAATCTTGTCGGGAGAAAATACGATTTTAAGCAAGGCATTTTCAGCTTCTGTAACCCGTTTCTTTATGTTGCAAGCGCATTACAGAAGTATCTTAGATTTTTCTGACGATGCTATTGTGGCTGCCGAAAAAGGCTACAAACGTTTGATGGAAGCGATGAGTAGTTTGGAATCAATTCAGCCAGCACCAAAAAGTTCATTGAATATAGCCGAATGGAAACAATTGTGCTATGACGCCATGAATGATGATTTCAACACGCCAATTTTAATTGCGCAGTTGTTTGAAGGTGTTCGTTTTGTGAATCTATTAAAAGAAGGCAAAGAAACCTTGACTACCGAAGATGCAACCACTTTTGCAACTGCAATGAATGCATTTGTATTTGATGTTTTAGGCTTAGAATCTGAGAATGCTAGCGAGGGAAATAACGATAAATTAGAAGGTACCGTAAACTTATTGATCGAAATGCGAAAACAAGCCAGAGAAAATAAAAACTTTGCTTTGTCAGACCAAATTAGAGATCAATTATTGGCATTAGGTATTCAATTAAAAGACGGGAAAGACGGAACAACTTTTAGTTTGTAA
- the yidD gene encoding membrane protein insertion efficiency factor YidD yields the protein MVSKILIFPFLMLVRFYQLAISPFTPAACRFEPTCSSYMLEALQTHGLIYGLFLGTKRILSCHPWGKSGYDPVPAKKCQHKL from the coding sequence ATGGTATCTAAGATTCTCATTTTTCCTTTTTTGATGTTGGTTCGCTTTTACCAACTAGCTATATCCCCATTTACACCTGCCGCATGCCGTTTTGAACCAACTTGTTCTTCCTATATGCTTGAAGCCTTACAAACTCATGGATTAATTTATGGATTATTTCTAGGTACAAAACGGATTTTGAGTTGCCATCCTTGGGGAAAAAGTGGCTACGATCCTGTTCCTGCTAAAAAATGCCAACACAAACTCTAA